The nucleotide window AGGAGACCGGGGGCGATGCCCAAAATCGCGTATTTCGACATGTTTTCCGGGGTGAGCGGCGATATGATCCTGGGCGCGCTGATAGACAACGGCTGGCCTGAGGCGGAGCTTCACGAAGTAGTCCGTTCGCTGGGCCTGGAGGACGAGGTCAAGCTGGAGGTGAGCCGGGAAATAGCCCACGGCATCCAGGCCACGCGGGTGAATGTGCTGGCCGGTGGGGAGCACGATCATCATCACCATCACCATCACCATCACCACCGCGGCCTGCACGATATAGAAACAATGATCGACTCCTCCAGTCTGCCCGCGGCGGTGAAAGAGCTGGCCAAAAAGATATTCCAGCGCCTGGGCCGGGCCGAGGCCGCGGTGCATGGGGTGGACCTTCAGGAAATCCATTTCCACGAGGTGGGGGCGCTCGATTCGATAGTCGATATCGTGGGCGCGGCGGCCGGGTTCGCGCACCTGGGTGTCGGGCGCGGTTACGCCTCGCCGTTCCGTTTCGGCACGGGGTTTGTCGAGTTCTCCCACGGCCGTCTGGCGCTGCCTGTGCCCGCGGTGGCGAGCCTGACCCTGGGCTGCCCCTCCGAGCGCACCACTGTGCCGGCCGAGCTCACCACTCCCACCGGCGCGGCGATTGTCACCACGTTGGTGGCCCCGGAGGATTTCTCGCCCGCGCGGCCGCTCGCGTTCGACAGCGTGGGCCACGGCCTGGGCAGCCGCACCCTTGCCGACCGTCCCAACATGCTGCGTCTGTTTATCGGCGAGCAGCCTGCGGAGGAGCAGCCCGCCGGGGATGAGGTGGTGGCCCTGGAGTG belongs to bacterium and includes:
- the larC gene encoding nickel pincer cofactor biosynthesis protein LarC, which gives rise to MPKIAYFDMFSGVSGDMILGALIDNGWPEAELHEVVRSLGLEDEVKLEVSREIAHGIQATRVNVLAGGEHDHHHHHHHHHHRGLHDIETMIDSSSLPAAVKELAKKIFQRLGRAEAAVHGVDLQEIHFHEVGALDSIVDIVGAAAGFAHLGVGRGYASPFRFGTGFVEFSHGRLALPVPAVASLTLGCPSERTTVPAELTTPTGAAIVTTLVAPEDFSPARPLAFDSVGHGLGSRTLADRPNMLRLFIGEQPAEEQPAGDEVVALECNLDDMQPEYFDYLIEKLFEAGALDVWLSPAQMKKNRPGVCLHVLGREDSLGELARLVFLHSSGIGLRWQRMRRLVLEREAQKIATPWGELSVKAVRLPGGGVRRKPEYDELRAMAARSGLPILELARRVEALLND